AAAAAAGAAAGATGAAATTGATTTATTTAAAGATGGTTTTGAAGGAACAGAAATGTTTAATAACAAGGAGCGGAAACTTATACAAGCTGAATGGGTGGACGAAGAAAGGATTCGGGTTACACCATTTCCATTTAAAACGGAATTTTATACGTATGTAAAATATAAAACTATAAATAAACATGTTATTGAAGAAAAAGGAATTGCAAAAGCTGATAGAGAGTCGGAAGTTCAGAAGCAAATGGTATGTTTTATACAATAAAGATGAGGCATAAAAAGAAAAAGGAATGATCTCACTTTATGAGTCATTCCTTTTAGAAATAAATTAACTGGCACGTTTTTTATTTAATACTTTCAATTTTTCTGCTTGTAAAAACCGATTTGTTTCAGCGACAACGACACTACTTAACCCAATAAGACCAATTAAGTTCGGAATCGCCATAAGCCCATTCGCGATATCGGCAAATGTCCATACAACACCTAATTTTAAATTAGCCCCAATAGCAATCATAACGATAAAAATTGCTTTATAATATCGAACAGCACCTTCTCCAAATAAATAAGCGACGCATTTCTCACCGTAATAAGACCAGCCTAAAATAGTAGAGTAGGCGAATAAAATAATGGCAATACCAAGGATCATACTACCAGCGGTGCCGAATACAGATTGGAATGCAAGTGTTGTAGCTTCAACTCCAGTTTTACCTGACTTCCATGCACCTGTTGTAATTAATACAAGTCCTGTAATTGTACATACGATAAATGTATCAAGAAAAGTACCAGTCATAGAAACTAAAGCTTGTTTTGCAGGTGAATCTGTTTTGGCAGCAGCCGCTGCGATAGGAGCACTACCTAAACCAGCTTCGTTCGCAAATACACCGCGCGCCATTCCGATTTGAATAGCTGATGCAACCGTTGCGCCAATAAAACCACCAGCCGCTGCAGTACCATTAAATGCACCAGAAAAAATAAGTGAAAATGCCTCTGGAATTTGATCAAAGTGATAGAAAATAATAATAAGGCCAGCAATTATATAAAAGAAAGCTTTAATAGGAACGATATATCCCGTCACTTTCCCGATTTTTTTTACACCGCCTAAAATAACAATAGCGATTAAGAATGACATGAATATACCAGTTAATGCAGGAGGGAAAGAGAAGTTGATTCGCATTGCCTCTGCAACTGAATTAGATTGAACCATATTACCGATACCGAAAGAAGCAGTTGTTCCAAATATGGCGAATAAAACAGCTAGCCACTTCTTCCCTAAACCATGTTCTAAATAATACATTGGTCCACCGGAGTATTCACCATTTTCATTACTAACACGGTATTTCACTGCAAGGATTGCTTCGGCATACTTTGTTGCCATTCCGAATAAAGCAGTAATCCACATCCAAAAGATTGCGCCGGGTCCACCGATTGTCACGGCAGTTGCGACACCAGCTATATTTCCCATACCAATCGTTGCAGCCATAGCTGTCATCAGTGCTTGGAAGTGACTAATATCCCCAGAAGATGATGAATCCTCTGATTTTTTAAAAGCTAGTTTGTGAGCGTATATTAGTTTACTAAACTGTAAACCTTTTAAGCGCACTGTGAGAATAATACCAGTCCCAACGAGTAGCAACAAAGTTGGCAACCCCCACACATACTGATTAATTTGTTCTAATACTGTACTTACTGTCTCCATCTGTATTCTCCTTTTTTAGAAAAAATAAAAACCACTTCAAGGAAATGAAATGGTCTCTGGAGAAACAAGGGATAGAAAAATAAACCGATACAAATCGGCATTTTCTTTCGCTTGTCTCTGTCCTTTTACCTGAGAGATTATCCGCTAGATTAGCGGATTTGCTCCTTCGGTGCTCGTTTTCCTCCGCGCTATATAAAAGCGAGAGGGAGTCTCTCCAGAGATTCGTCCCCATGCAGTTCTACTTGTAAACAAGACCTGAGAGTTTCAAAGTTGGTTCAGCAACTTTTTGCCCCGTCGGTAGATCAATAGACCTTCTCCTGAATGGTTCATCCGAATTATAAAATTAATAACGAAATGCATTGATCATAAGTATCTATAATCAATAAACACATTATAGATACACTATAAGTGAATTGCAATCATTTTTTATTTTAAAATAGTAAATAAACTTATTTTTTTGATATTCCTAATTTATCTTTTATTTCATTTAAAGTAGACAAAGCGATTACAATATGTTGATCTGCAAGCCCTAAAGCATGCTTTGTATTTTCAATTGTTTCATTGGTTGGAGTAGAATTGTTGTATCCGTCTATAATCAAATCTGCTGCATTTTTCATGAAATTAGAAGCGGCCTTAAATTCAGTTGTGAAATAGACTAGTTGCTTTTGTATATGTGGTTCCGTTATATTTTCTTCGTTTTTCATATTGTCTATTTCTTTAATAATTGTTTCATATTGTTTAGAAACAGTATTCATTGTAACTAATAGTTTGTTTTTATCTACTGAATCTCCGTTTGTGTTAATCTCTTCCCAGGCAGGCAACCAATCTTTCTCAATTATGTCATTATAATTAGTAGTTAATTCATTCAATTTAGGTTGCAATTGAGTTCGGAAAGTTGTGGTATCAACGGTTTCTACAGTTGCTTTTTCAGCATTTTTTTGAGCTTTAGTTGTGTAGAAAATAGTGCTGGCAATACTAAGAATAGAAACCAAAAGCAGCCATTTGTTTAAAAGTAATTTCTTCAATATATAAATCCTCCAAATTCTAAAAACTTATAATTAAAATATATAACAATAATGTTATCGAAGGCAAAGAGTATAGTACAGAAATAATTCGAATTATGTTTATTCTATACATGAATAATTAAAACTATTAAAATAATGAAGATATTATGTAAGAAAAGGGGATTTTTAGTGGGAACGAAAAGAAAAAAACGAGCTTCAAGTATTGCAACGGCTATGTTATTAGTTGGTTTACTTGCACTCATATATATGAACAAAGAATCCAAAATTGAAGATTTTCCAATACCAATGTCAGCAATACATGTTAATGATGATAATGAAGGGAATTATCAATATATAAGTGTTATGCCTATTACGGAGGCAACCGGATGGGAGAACTTAGGGGAAAACGGACATACTGTTAGTTTTAAAAAAGGGGATCGGAAAGTAACTGTATTACATTATCCGGGAGAGATTACTTATTATTTATTTGAAAAGTAAATAGAATGAGTCATAAACAATGAGGCTTTCCTAATTTGTTTATGGCTTTTTATATATTAAAAATTGAAGTTTGAACGATATTATGAAGGGGAATTTTATATAGAAGAGAATATAAAAATGATATAAGAAAATATAAGGAGATATATTCTATGAGGAACGAAGCTTTACATGCGGTAGAGGAATATCGTAAAGATTTAAATGCTGGTAATATTGAAAAAATAAATAGTTGGGTATCAAATGATTTTATAGGTTACTTTGGGTATTACAGTGATAGAGACTATGAGGTATACCGAGGCGATACATATAAAGAAGATAATATTGAAACATTAAAAAGTTATGAAGGACAAAATCCTTATTGGAAATATAAAGACTTAACACATAGTTTAAGAATGGAGAACGAACTGATATTATCTGCTATTGTAGAGTTTTATTTGCAGGATAAAAAAATAGCATCTGTTTTAGCGATGGAAGTTTTTAAGAAAGAAATGGATGGGTGGAAGTTATATAGACAGCATATGGAAAGATATGCGGAATAATTTGAAGGATGCTGATTTTATGTAGATTATCAATTTAAACGTAGTAT
This genomic interval from Bacillus cereus contains the following:
- a CDS encoding alanine/glycine:cation symporter family protein, translating into METVSTVLEQINQYVWGLPTLLLLVGTGIILTVRLKGLQFSKLIYAHKLAFKKSEDSSSSGDISHFQALMTAMAATIGMGNIAGVATAVTIGGPGAIFWMWITALFGMATKYAEAILAVKYRVSNENGEYSGGPMYYLEHGLGKKWLAVLFAIFGTTASFGIGNMVQSNSVAEAMRINFSFPPALTGIFMSFLIAIVILGGVKKIGKVTGYIVPIKAFFYIIAGLIIIFYHFDQIPEAFSLIFSGAFNGTAAAGGFIGATVASAIQIGMARGVFANEAGLGSAPIAAAAAKTDSPAKQALVSMTGTFLDTFIVCTITGLVLITTGAWKSGKTGVEATTLAFQSVFGTAGSMILGIAIILFAYSTILGWSYYGEKCVAYLFGEGAVRYYKAIFIVMIAIGANLKLGVVWTFADIANGLMAIPNLIGLIGLSSVVVAETNRFLQAEKLKVLNKKRAS
- a CDS encoding DUF4440 domain-containing protein, with translation MRNEALHAVEEYRKDLNAGNIEKINSWVSNDFIGYFGYYSDRDYEVYRGDTYKEDNIETLKSYEGQNPYWKYKDLTHSLRMENELILSAIVEFYLQDKKIASVLAMEVFKKEMDGWKLYRQHMERYAE